Proteins encoded together in one Candidatus Nitrosocaldus cavascurensis window:
- a CDS encoding MFS transporter: MRASGNKALRVILLLGLVSLAADMVYEGARSIIGPYLLILGASATLVGLVAGIGEIASYGSRILFGYAADKSRKHWTLIITGYAMILSLPALAFANRLDIASTLIILERLGKAIRTPSRDVIIAHTASSIGRGKGFGIHEAMDQIGAVIGPLIVAIVMNYKGYNDAFLYLFIPATATLPLLMYARRHAVLLDSDAYTSIHARASIGSIPRLLWLYLAFVSISVAGFAHFQIISYHIKFTSAMDDVYIPILFALAMGVDALIAIIVGHIFDRKGLLVLILVPLTTLPIAPLAFSTNPTFIVAGAVLWGIVMGMQETIMRASIATMVDRARLATAYGLFNGIYGIAWFSGSIMMGMLYESSVLGVITFSVTLSIASMLLLLVMLKVLEASSNS; the protein is encoded by the coding sequence ATGCGTGCTTCAGGAAACAAAGCGTTAAGAGTGATACTCCTGCTTGGGCTTGTTAGCCTTGCTGCAGATATGGTCTATGAGGGTGCTAGGAGCATAATTGGACCTTATCTGCTCATCCTTGGGGCAAGTGCAACTCTGGTAGGGCTAGTTGCAGGGATAGGAGAGATAGCCTCGTATGGCTCAAGGATATTGTTTGGATATGCAGCAGATAAGAGTAGGAAACACTGGACTCTAATTATAACTGGCTATGCAATGATACTATCCCTTCCAGCACTAGCATTTGCTAACAGGCTTGATATTGCATCTACCCTTATAATACTTGAGAGGTTAGGCAAGGCTATACGTACACCTTCAAGGGATGTTATAATCGCTCATACAGCATCATCAATTGGGAGAGGCAAGGGCTTTGGTATACATGAGGCTATGGACCAGATAGGCGCAGTAATTGGCCCGTTGATTGTAGCAATTGTGATGAACTATAAAGGGTATAACGATGCATTCCTTTACCTCTTCATACCTGCAACTGCAACATTACCATTGCTTATGTATGCAAGGAGGCATGCTGTACTTTTAGATAGTGATGCTTATACCAGCATCCATGCTAGAGCATCTATAGGCTCTATACCAAGGTTACTCTGGCTCTACCTTGCATTTGTATCCATCAGTGTAGCAGGGTTTGCACACTTTCAGATCATATCATACCATATCAAGTTCACCTCAGCTATGGATGATGTTTACATACCTATCCTCTTTGCTCTTGCAATGGGTGTAGATGCACTTATAGCAATAATAGTAGGGCATATATTCGATAGAAAGGGGCTTCTTGTACTCATCCTTGTACCATTGACTACACTACCTATAGCACCATTGGCATTCTCAACAAACCCTACCTTTATAGTAGCAGGTGCTGTGCTCTGGGGTATTGTGATGGGTATGCAAGAGACGATAATGCGTGCATCTATAGCAACAATGGTTGATAGAGCAAGGCTTGCAACTGCATACGGTCTATTCAATGGAATTTATGGCATAGCATGGTTCTCTGGTAGTATAATGATGGGTATGCTCTACGAATCATCAGTTCTAGGCGTGATTACATTCTCAGTTACATTATCAATAGCATCAATGCTATTACTGTTGGTGATGCTAAAGGTGCTAGAAGCATCCAGTAATAGTTGA
- a CDS encoding cation:proton antiporter, whose amino-acid sequence MVDLYSSALVASAIVVSGIVSSRAKISSSIIEVTLGIILANVLLLKIEGWLDFIATFGGLTLTFLAGVEVESRLLRSKARVSSVIGTLAFLAPLIGELSFLTLYTDWSWNAKLAASLALTTTSIAVVYAVLTEYGIMRTQFAKTIVAITFVNDILTIVGISLIEPAFNITTIAFLLTLAILALIVPRLTNLLIARYGEKVVEVELRFIFAMLLLVSFFADEAGMHAVFGAFMLGLIFANTLQRHDRVLAKMKTVTFTLLSPAFFIRAGMLISINAVTQNILIVLMLLLVKILSKFAGCYMLCRRWLPEAPTFSTLLLSTGLTVGTITATIGRDLGFLTQEQFSITVIAVILSAVVPTIIAKRFVPKNV is encoded by the coding sequence TTGGTAGATCTGTACAGTAGTGCTCTAGTAGCCTCAGCCATAGTTGTGTCTGGTATTGTAAGTTCAAGGGCAAAGATATCCTCATCAATAATAGAGGTTACGCTAGGGATTATCCTTGCAAATGTACTCCTCTTAAAGATTGAGGGATGGCTTGACTTCATTGCAACGTTTGGTGGCTTAACTCTTACATTCCTTGCTGGTGTTGAGGTTGAGAGCAGGTTGTTGAGGAGCAAGGCAAGGGTAAGTAGCGTAATAGGCACACTAGCATTCCTAGCACCATTGATAGGCGAGTTATCATTCCTTACACTCTATACAGATTGGAGTTGGAATGCAAAGCTAGCAGCAAGCCTAGCATTAACAACAACATCAATAGCAGTTGTATATGCTGTACTTACTGAGTATGGCATAATGCGCACACAATTTGCAAAGACTATAGTAGCCATAACATTTGTTAACGATATCCTAACTATAGTTGGGATAAGCCTTATAGAGCCAGCATTCAATATAACTACTATAGCATTCCTGCTAACACTTGCTATCCTAGCATTAATAGTGCCAAGGTTAACTAATCTGTTGATAGCAAGGTATGGGGAGAAGGTTGTTGAGGTAGAGTTGAGGTTCATATTTGCAATGCTTCTGCTAGTATCATTCTTTGCTGATGAGGCAGGGATGCATGCTGTATTTGGTGCCTTCATGTTAGGCCTGATATTTGCTAATACACTGCAAAGGCATGATAGAGTGCTTGCCAAGATGAAGACAGTAACATTCACACTACTCTCTCCAGCATTCTTCATAAGGGCAGGGATGCTTATATCTATTAATGCAGTGACACAGAACATACTCATAGTGCTGATGCTACTCTTGGTTAAGATATTATCAAAGTTTGCTGGATGCTATATGCTATGCAGAAGATGGTTGCCAGAGGCTCCAACATTCTCAACACTACTGCTTAGTACTGGGCTTACAGTTGGTACTATAACAGCAACCATAGGAAGGGATCTTGGGTTCCTTACACAAGAGCAGTTCTCCATAACAGTTATAGCAGTCATACTTAGTGCAGTAGTACCAACTATAATAGCAAAGAGGTTTGTACCAAAGAATGTATGA
- a CDS encoding universal stress protein: protein MEEKRDKRSKRIVVAIDTSDNAIHVIEKAAEIAEMVGADVVVLTVVEVPLVASEGEMNMARIASEEKRIAEYHKQLIDRYFAGSTDMLVESMILYGDAGDKICELAEKIHADLVVVGSRGLGRIESMLLGSVSEKVLRKCRCSVLVVKSSK, encoded by the coding sequence ATGGAGGAGAAGAGAGATAAAAGAAGTAAGAGGATAGTTGTTGCAATTGATACATCTGATAATGCAATACATGTTATTGAGAAGGCAGCAGAGATTGCAGAGATGGTTGGTGCTGATGTGGTTGTTCTAACAGTAGTAGAGGTTCCTCTTGTAGCAAGTGAAGGAGAGATGAATATGGCTAGGATAGCAAGTGAGGAGAAGAGGATTGCTGAGTACCATAAACAACTCATAGATAGGTACTTTGCAGGTTCAACGGATATGCTAGTTGAGTCAATGATACTGTATGGGGATGCTGGAGATAAGATATGTGAGCTTGCTGAGAAGATTCATGCTGATCTGGTTGTTGTAGGGAGTAGAGGATTAGGCAGAATAGAATCGATGTTACTTGGAAGTGTCTCTGAGAAGGTACTCAGGAAGTGTAGATGCTCAGTGCTTGTTGTTAAAAGCAGTAAATGA
- a CDS encoding cupin domain-containing protein encodes MRTEVYNVNDILDIMSKDGDWCCTFLQSRSMDAGVLRLKPGEDDPQSPHVNDEIYYIIKGDGFITIEGKDIPIKEGSVIFVPAKAKHKFHGNTKELIALYIFAGRDEDITN; translated from the coding sequence ATGCGCACTGAGGTCTACAACGTAAATGATATACTTGATATTATGAGCAAGGATGGCGATTGGTGTTGCACGTTCTTGCAGAGTAGAAGCATGGATGCTGGAGTACTGCGCCTAAAGCCTGGAGAGGACGATCCACAATCTCCACATGTAAATGATGAGATATACTACATAATAAAGGGCGATGGGTTCATAACTATAGAGGGTAAGGATATACCTATAAAGGAAGGTAGTGTGATATTCGTACCAGCAAAGGCAAAGCATAAGTTCCATGGCAACACAAAGGAGTTGATAGCACTCTATATCTTTGCTGGGCGTGATGAGGATATAACCAATTAA
- the acs gene encoding acetate--CoA ligase: MLAGSSKITKGTSDGRLLMQLRDRAARDPEGFWAEQATLLEWFKVWDTVLDWKPPFARWFVNGLINASYNALDRHLPSKGDKVAIHWQGEQDDERRSITYREMHREVNRVANALKDLGLKRGDRVAIYMPMVPELPIAMLACVRIGAIHSVVFSGFSAGALADRINDSNARLVITADGYHRRGKVINLMENVASALNACKSVEHVIMLNRLGIYGNNGKSNSSISDASYIDWHDMVDRYDGYCEPERVESNEPLFILYTSGTTGKPKGIVHSTGGYLTYANATFRWIFGIRDEDVYFCTADIGWVTGHSYVVYAPMMNATTIIMYEGTPDYPTVHRWFELIERFRATIFYTTPTALRMLMRYNIEYAKVHDLSSLRLLGTVGEPINPEVWLWYYRAIGEERLPIVDTWWQTETGAALIANAAGIEVLPMKPGSASLPLPGIDAAVVDDDGNEVRGKKGYLIVKRPWPGLMLTIWGDDERYKQTYWSRFRNAYYPADYAMVDDDGYFWLLGRADEVLKVAGHRLGTMEVESAIVAHPAVAEAAVVGKVDQIKGESIVAFVVPKQGYAEYSELRHSIIKQVESSLGAIARPEQIYFVSKLPKTRSGKIMRRLLKAIVNDAQIGDTTTLDDEAAIDEVKAVYEELRKKITSD, from the coding sequence ATGCTTGCAGGTTCAAGCAAGATAACAAAGGGGACTAGCGATGGTAGGTTGCTTATGCAGTTAAGGGATAGGGCAGCAAGAGATCCTGAGGGCTTCTGGGCTGAGCAGGCAACCCTTCTAGAGTGGTTCAAGGTATGGGATACGGTGCTTGATTGGAAGCCTCCATTTGCAAGGTGGTTCGTAAACGGGCTAATAAATGCATCATACAATGCACTTGATAGGCATTTACCTAGCAAAGGTGATAAGGTTGCAATACACTGGCAAGGGGAGCAGGATGATGAGAGGAGGAGCATAACATACAGGGAGATGCATAGAGAGGTTAACAGGGTAGCAAATGCATTGAAGGATCTAGGGCTGAAGAGAGGTGATAGGGTAGCTATATACATGCCTATGGTACCTGAACTCCCCATTGCAATGCTTGCATGTGTAAGGATTGGTGCAATACACTCTGTAGTCTTCTCTGGCTTCAGTGCTGGTGCCCTAGCAGATAGGATAAATGACTCAAATGCAAGGCTTGTTATAACTGCAGATGGATACCATAGAAGAGGTAAGGTCATAAACCTAATGGAGAATGTTGCATCTGCGCTCAATGCATGCAAGAGTGTAGAGCATGTTATAATGCTTAACAGGCTTGGCATCTATGGTAACAATGGTAAGAGCAATAGCAGTATTAGTGATGCATCCTACATCGATTGGCATGATATGGTTGATAGATATGATGGATACTGTGAGCCAGAGAGGGTTGAGAGCAATGAACCACTCTTTATACTCTATACATCTGGCACAACAGGAAAGCCAAAGGGTATAGTGCACTCAACTGGAGGCTACCTAACCTATGCAAATGCAACATTCAGATGGATATTTGGGATAAGGGATGAGGATGTGTACTTTTGTACTGCAGATATAGGATGGGTTACAGGGCACTCATATGTAGTGTATGCACCAATGATGAATGCAACTACGATAATCATGTATGAAGGTACCCCAGACTATCCAACAGTGCATAGATGGTTCGAGCTGATAGAGAGGTTTAGGGCAACTATATTCTACACAACGCCAACAGCATTGAGGATGCTGATGCGTTACAACATAGAATATGCAAAGGTTCACGATCTATCATCTTTACGACTGCTTGGTACTGTGGGGGAGCCTATAAACCCTGAGGTCTGGCTATGGTACTATAGGGCTATAGGGGAGGAGAGGCTCCCAATAGTAGATACATGGTGGCAGACTGAGACTGGAGCAGCGCTAATAGCAAATGCAGCAGGTATAGAGGTGCTGCCAATGAAGCCTGGATCTGCTAGCCTTCCATTACCAGGGATAGATGCTGCTGTTGTTGATGATGATGGTAATGAGGTTAGAGGCAAGAAAGGGTATCTTATAGTTAAGAGACCATGGCCAGGGCTTATGCTCACTATATGGGGAGATGATGAGCGCTACAAGCAGACCTATTGGTCAAGGTTCAGAAACGCATACTACCCTGCAGACTATGCTATGGTTGATGATGATGGTTACTTCTGGCTTCTAGGAAGGGCAGATGAGGTACTGAAGGTTGCTGGCCATAGGCTTGGCACTATGGAGGTTGAGAGTGCTATAGTTGCACATCCAGCAGTTGCAGAGGCTGCAGTTGTAGGCAAGGTAGATCAGATCAAGGGCGAGAGTATAGTTGCATTCGTTGTTCCAAAGCAAGGCTATGCAGAGTATAGTGAGTTGAGGCATTCCATAATAAAGCAGGTTGAGAGTAGCCTTGGTGCAATAGCAAGACCAGAGCAGATCTACTTTGTGAGCAAGTTGCCAAAGACAAGGAGTGGTAAGATAATGCGTAGACTCCTAAAGGCTATAGTTAATGATGCACAGATTGGGGATACAACAACTCTAGATGATGAGGCAGCGATAGATGAGGTTAAAGCTGTGTATGAGGAGTTAAGGAAGAAGATTACAAGTGATTAA
- the speD gene encoding adenosylmethionine decarboxylase → MGALGYNIFADMYGCDASILNDVEYLRAVMKEAARKGNMSVVRTIFHRYEPHGVTGVVIVKESHLAIHTWPEYSFASVDIFLCGTNSNPYEALKYIELKLRPKKVYTNSMERGMAIEYERIK, encoded by the coding sequence TTGGGTGCACTTGGATATAACATATTTGCAGATATGTATGGATGCGATGCTAGTATACTCAATGATGTAGAGTACTTACGTGCGGTTATGAAGGAGGCAGCAAGAAAAGGTAACATGAGTGTAGTTAGAACTATCTTCCATAGATATGAGCCTCATGGTGTAACAGGCGTGGTTATTGTGAAAGAGTCGCATCTAGCAATACATACATGGCCAGAGTACTCATTTGCATCTGTTGATATATTCCTCTGTGGCACTAACAGCAACCCATACGAGGCTTTGAAGTACATAGAGTTGAAGCTGAGACCCAAGAAGGTCTATACAAACAGTATGGAGAGGGGAATGGCGATAGAGTATGAGCGAATCAAATGA
- the speE gene encoding polyamine aminopropyltransferase produces MSESNEQWVVEETYPGFKVSHKVKRRILAKRTKWQYIELVDTMNFGKMLIIDGLIQSSERDEHYYHEAIVHPAMVTHREPKDVLILGGGEGACLREVLKHNTVRSVVMVDIDEDMISLSKEYLASMHNDSYNDARVLLLIEDAKEYVQRCSKAGKQFDVIIQDLTDPQQDSPSRMLYTLEYFNTINGILSSDGIFVTQATLLHPSAKAYAIIHNTLRHVFPVVRGYATYISCYANLSGFILASKMYDPLLISKEEVEERLRARGIDIRSLKHYDGEAHHAYFALPKYIRDSIAMVKDTSTIDNPVVFPL; encoded by the coding sequence ATGAGCGAATCAAATGAGCAATGGGTAGTAGAGGAGACATACCCTGGATTCAAGGTTAGCCATAAGGTAAAGAGGAGGATACTTGCCAAGCGTACAAAGTGGCAGTATATAGAACTAGTTGATACTATGAACTTTGGCAAGATGCTTATCATAGATGGTCTGATACAGTCATCTGAGAGAGATGAGCATTACTACCATGAGGCTATAGTGCATCCTGCAATGGTAACGCACAGAGAGCCTAAGGATGTGCTTATACTTGGAGGAGGAGAGGGAGCATGCCTTAGAGAGGTTCTTAAGCATAATACAGTAAGGAGTGTGGTCATGGTTGATATAGATGAGGATATGATCTCCTTGAGCAAAGAGTATCTAGCAAGTATGCATAATGATTCATACAATGATGCAAGGGTTCTTCTACTGATAGAGGATGCCAAGGAGTATGTGCAGAGATGCTCTAAAGCAGGTAAGCAGTTCGATGTAATAATACAGGATCTTACAGATCCTCAACAGGATAGCCCATCTAGGATGCTCTACACGTTAGAGTACTTCAATACCATCAACGGTATACTGAGCAGTGATGGCATATTTGTAACACAGGCAACATTACTCCATCCATCTGCAAAGGCTTATGCTATAATACATAACACATTAAGGCATGTATTTCCTGTTGTTAGGGGATATGCAACCTATATATCATGTTATGCAAACCTATCAGGTTTCATACTTGCATCCAAGATGTATGATCCTCTACTCATAAGCAAGGAAGAGGTGGAAGAGAGGCTTAGAGCAAGGGGTATAGATATCAGATCACTCAAGCATTATGATGGTGAAGCACATCATGCCTACTTTGCCCTTCCAAAGTATATAAGGGATAGTATAGCGATGGTAAAGGATACATCTACAATTGATAATCCAGTAGTATTCCCCCTATAG
- a CDS encoding citrate/2-methylcitrate synthase, which translates to MFSIKNIGLRNVEVADTKLCLIDGENGRLLYRGYDIFDLAKNSTFEETSYLLLYGDLPTKEQLDEFDERLRRARALPREVIDAMLHRSKNARPMDVLISSVSMLADYDPMDESKPANLERSINLIAKLPTIVATWNAIRSSKPIPEPNPDLSHAANTLYMLLDSMPDREISRMFDVCLILHAEHSFNASTFAARQVASTRAHMYACICAAIAALSGDLHGGANVAVMKNLLEIGDESKVEDWVNARLDAGEKIMGLGHAVYKTDDPRAKILREMSRRLAARTGSKWYSITSRMEQVAKEEVRRRRGVEIYANVDLYSASVYYSMGIPIDLYTCIFAIARISGWCAHVIEEKFAEAQPKPVLYRPAATYVGRYCGPLGCEYVPMQKRSDVGSKGGDR; encoded by the coding sequence GTGTTCAGCATAAAGAACATAGGGCTAAGGAATGTGGAGGTTGCAGATACCAAGCTCTGCCTTATAGATGGGGAGAATGGTAGATTGCTCTACAGAGGCTATGATATATTTGATCTTGCAAAGAACTCCACATTCGAGGAGACCTCATACCTCCTTCTCTATGGCGATCTACCAACCAAGGAGCAACTGGATGAGTTCGATGAGCGTCTAAGGAGGGCAAGAGCATTACCAAGAGAGGTTATAGATGCTATGCTGCATAGATCAAAGAATGCTAGACCAATGGATGTGCTCATCTCATCTGTATCAATGCTTGCTGATTACGATCCTATGGATGAGAGCAAGCCAGCAAACCTAGAGAGGAGTATAAACCTAATTGCAAAGCTACCAACCATAGTTGCTACATGGAATGCTATAAGGAGTAGCAAGCCTATACCTGAACCCAATCCTGATCTATCCCATGCTGCAAATACACTCTACATGCTTCTAGATAGCATGCCAGATAGAGAGATTTCAAGGATGTTTGATGTATGCCTTATACTCCATGCTGAGCATAGCTTTAATGCATCAACATTTGCTGCAAGACAGGTAGCATCAACAAGGGCGCATATGTATGCATGTATATGTGCTGCTATAGCAGCATTGTCTGGTGATCTTCATGGTGGTGCAAACGTTGCTGTGATGAAGAACCTTCTAGAGATAGGGGATGAGAGCAAGGTTGAGGATTGGGTTAATGCTAGATTGGATGCTGGAGAGAAGATAATGGGGCTTGGGCATGCTGTATACAAGACAGATGATCCTAGAGCGAAGATCTTGAGGGAGATGAGTAGAAGGCTAGCAGCAAGGACAGGAAGCAAGTGGTACTCCATAACGAGTAGGATGGAGCAGGTTGCAAAGGAGGAGGTGAGGAGAAGAAGGGGGGTTGAGATATATGCTAATGTTGATCTATACAGTGCATCTGTATACTACTCCATGGGCATACCAATAGACCTATACACATGCATATTTGCAATAGCAAGGATCTCTGGCTGGTGTGCACATGTGATAGAGGAGAAGTTTGCTGAAGCACAGCCTAAGCCAGTACTCTACAGGCCAGCAGCAACATACGTTGGGAGATATTGTGGACCTCTAGGCTGTGAGTATGTACCAATGCAGAAGAGGAGTGATGTAGGCAGCAAAGGAGGAGATAGATAG
- a CDS encoding zinc-binding dehydrogenase: protein MRAAVLRSIDSGLKIEELNDPKPKDNEVLIRVNAVGLCHTDLHVLRGHIPFPLPAVLGHEVSGIVESVGNGVDNVQRGDRVVGPFILPCGKCRLCIRGNEDLCENFYNYNRLKGVYYDGTSRLTAKDGSAVYMYSMAAHAEYSVIPATSVFKVPDTMNLDDASILGCAIMTAYGACRNASLKPAEQVAVYGIGGVGSNVVQIASKVFNTDVIAIDIRDEKLEYAKSLGAKHVINSKKEDPVKAIMDITDGRGVDASIEVIGMKDTISAAIRSVRSGGRAVLVGLSSKGNEAGFEINFLVRKGVHIIGSYGGKPRIDMPEIIALASKGVIDVANVISERFKLEEVNEAFEKLEKGGIKGRAVIKVMQ, encoded by the coding sequence ATGAGAGCAGCAGTACTAAGATCTATAGACTCTGGACTCAAGATAGAGGAGTTGAACGATCCAAAGCCAAAGGATAATGAAGTTCTAATAAGGGTGAATGCTGTAGGACTCTGCCATACAGATCTACATGTGCTTAGAGGACATATACCATTCCCATTGCCAGCAGTGCTAGGGCATGAAGTATCTGGCATAGTTGAGAGTGTTGGTAATGGGGTTGATAATGTGCAGAGAGGGGATAGGGTTGTTGGACCATTCATACTCCCATGCGGGAAGTGCAGGTTATGCATAAGGGGTAATGAGGATCTATGTGAGAACTTTTACAACTACAACAGGCTGAAGGGGGTCTACTACGATGGCACTAGCAGGTTAACAGCCAAGGATGGGAGCGCTGTGTACATGTACTCTATGGCTGCACATGCAGAGTACTCTGTAATACCAGCAACCTCAGTATTCAAGGTACCAGATACCATGAACCTAGATGATGCCTCTATACTTGGATGTGCAATAATGACAGCATATGGAGCATGTAGGAATGCCTCGCTGAAGCCTGCTGAGCAGGTTGCTGTGTATGGTATAGGTGGTGTAGGTAGCAACGTTGTGCAGATAGCAAGCAAGGTATTCAACACAGATGTTATAGCAATAGACATAAGGGATGAGAAGTTGGAGTATGCTAAGAGCCTTGGTGCAAAGCATGTTATAAACTCAAAGAAGGAGGATCCTGTTAAGGCAATAATGGATATAACAGATGGAAGGGGTGTCGATGCCTCCATAGAGGTTATAGGGATGAAGGATACGATAAGTGCTGCCATAAGATCTGTAAGGTCTGGAGGAAGGGCGGTGCTTGTAGGGTTATCATCAAAGGGTAATGAGGCAGGGTTCGAGATAAACTTCCTAGTTAGGAAGGGTGTGCATATAATAGGCTCTTATGGAGGGAAGCCTAGGATAGATATGCCAGAGATAATAGCATTGGCAAGTAAAGGTGTGATAGATGTTGCCAACGTTATCTCTGAGAGGTTCAAGCTTGAGGAGGTTAATGAGGCATTTGAGAAGCTTGAGAAGGGAGGGATAAAGGGTAGGGCTGTGATAAAGGTTATGCAATAA
- a CDS encoding LLM class flavin-dependent oxidoreductase: MARDGRIKFGIQNGLNVARLGLGEDQQLMAYMLADRLNYDSVWSMDHTNVPQWPKAIVNDAWILLAAASQVTKNVMLGTCVTDAIRRHPSTVALQTVTLDRVSKGRAILGIGAGEAQNINDFGIQWDKPVSRLEEQLQVIQLLFRSSPDERVSFEGKFYRLNNACLQTKSIQQPRPPIFIAAGAQRTLEITAKYGDGWLPIAYTPELYEYHSRIIAEKAKAYGREDVVERCLDFDVYFTDDPEEAWLKLRSAVKVSLYKPELLKVYNMDMPKDFDFRQYFTEYAMSRPDLMQKMREAAQQIPDSIARSAIGIGKPDDVIPSIERFIKSGVEHFIIRFWGEGYYKNIELFGRKVIPYFRDSYNK, from the coding sequence ATGGCAAGAGATGGTAGGATAAAGTTTGGGATACAGAATGGGTTGAATGTTGCTAGGCTAGGACTTGGAGAGGATCAGCAACTCATGGCATACATGCTTGCAGATAGGCTTAACTATGACTCTGTATGGAGTATGGATCATACAAATGTTCCCCAGTGGCCAAAGGCAATAGTTAATGATGCTTGGATACTGCTTGCTGCTGCATCCCAAGTTACAAAGAACGTAATGCTTGGTACATGTGTTACAGATGCTATAAGAAGGCACCCCTCAACAGTTGCACTCCAGACAGTAACGCTTGATAGGGTATCAAAGGGTAGAGCAATACTAGGCATTGGTGCTGGTGAAGCACAAAACATAAACGACTTTGGCATACAATGGGATAAGCCTGTATCAAGACTTGAGGAGCAACTCCAAGTTATACAGCTACTCTTCAGATCCTCTCCAGATGAGAGGGTCAGTTTTGAAGGGAAGTTCTATAGGCTGAATAATGCATGCCTTCAGACTAAGAGCATACAGCAACCTAGACCCCCAATATTCATAGCAGCAGGTGCACAAAGAACGCTGGAGATAACAGCAAAGTATGGTGATGGCTGGCTACCAATAGCATATACACCAGAGCTGTATGAGTACCATTCAAGGATAATAGCAGAGAAGGCAAAGGCTTATGGTAGAGAGGATGTTGTTGAACGCTGTCTAGACTTCGATGTATACTTTACAGACGATCCTGAGGAGGCATGGCTCAAGTTGAGGAGTGCAGTTAAGGTTAGCCTCTACAAGCCTGAACTGCTCAAGGTATACAACATGGATATGCCCAAGGACTTTGACTTTAGACAATACTTCACAGAATATGCCATGTCAAGGCCTGATCTGATGCAGAAGATGAGAGAAGCAGCACAGCAGATCCCTGATAGCATTGCAAGATCAGCAATAGGCATAGGGAAGCCTGATGATGTTATACCAAGTATAGAGAGGTTCATAAAGAGTGGGGTTGAACACTTCATAATAAGGTTCTGGGGAGAAGGGTACTACAAGAACATAGAACTATTCGGGAGGAAGGTCATCCCATACTTCAGGGATTCATATAACAAGTGA
- a CDS encoding metallophosphoesterase: protein MIELIELEEGVSIASPYPCIYLEEHDTLLFADTHLGLEEHRERLGIHIPYPVTEHIIDCIVRPVKELSCKKVIILGDVKHEFGRPSAEEWYSLKKLVNILRRSNCELEVVRGNHDNYIIYILNELSVKLHDPHLLLECSKGSILLIHGHLESKVMYDKDVRLVVMGHEHPSIAIKDELGIKHRFKAFLYGKDVISKDAVDVDHACVSGRNSSISPKGSVIVLPSLSPLAYGNPLNENAMIKSPILRSIGVEGLTPYLIEVGMMVKRFPEVRYLMPAL from the coding sequence ATGATAGAACTCATAGAGTTGGAGGAGGGTGTAAGCATAGCAAGCCCATATCCATGTATATACCTAGAGGAGCATGACACACTGTTATTTGCAGATACACATCTTGGATTAGAAGAGCATAGGGAGAGGTTAGGCATACACATACCATACCCTGTTACTGAGCATATAATAGACTGTATAGTAAGGCCAGTCAAGGAACTCTCGTGCAAGAAGGTAATAATACTAGGGGATGTGAAGCATGAGTTTGGTAGACCTAGTGCAGAGGAGTGGTACTCACTGAAGAAGCTTGTTAACATTCTACGCAGGAGTAACTGTGAGTTGGAGGTTGTTAGAGGTAACCATGACAACTACATAATCTACATCCTCAATGAGTTGAGTGTTAAACTTCATGATCCCCATCTACTACTTGAGTGTAGCAAGGGAAGTATACTGCTCATCCATGGCCATCTTGAGAGCAAGGTTATGTATGATAAGGATGTAAGGCTTGTGGTTATGGGGCATGAGCATCCATCGATAGCAATCAAGGATGAACTTGGCATAAAGCATAGGTTCAAGGCATTCCTGTATGGTAAGGATGTGATAAGCAAGGATGCTGTTGATGTTGATCATGCCTGTGTATCTGGTAGGAATAGCAGTATATCACCTAAAGGAAGTGTGATAGTACTCCCATCCCTATCTCCATTAGCCTATGGCAATCCATTGAATGAGAATGCTATGATAAAGAGTCCTATATTGAGGAGTATAGGGGTAGAGGGATTAACACCATATCTTATAGAGGTTGGTATGATGGTTAAAAGATTCCCTGAAGTGAGGTATCTCATGCCTGCTCTATAA